The sequence CGGTTAGACAGCTTAGAGATAGAAACAGTGCTAAATCAGCAGTATGACCGGAAAGATGCCTACCTGTTTCTTCATAGCGGAACCGGGGGAGTGGACGCGGCCGATTGGACAGAGATGCTGCTGAATATGTATTTAAAGTATACTGTCCGCCGAGGCTGGAAAACTACTATTATTGATAAAACTGTCGGAGGAGAGGCGGGGATAAAGAGTGCTACAGTGAAAGTAGAGGGCGATCTGGCTTACGGCCTATTGAAAGCGGAAAAAGGGGTGCACCGCTTGATTAGATTATCACCCTATAATGCTCAGAATTTACGCCAGACTTCGTTTGCGCTGATAGAAGTGATTCCTGATTTGGGCGAAATAGCAGAATTGGATATCCCTGAAAAGGATTTGCGCGTGGATGTGTTCCATTCTTCCGGTAAGGGTGGCCAATCGGTAAATACGACTGATTCGGCGGTGCGGATTACGCATTTGCCGACCAAAATTTCTGTATCATCTCAAAGCGAGCGTTCGCAAACGCAAAATAAAGAGATTGCCATGCGCATTCTGAAACATCGAGTTTATCTCCTGGAACAACAAAAACGGGATAATGAAGAGCGTCAACTCAAAGGAGCAGGAGAGTCGGGAGATTTTGGTCATCAGATCCGCTCTTACGTTTTGCACCCTTATCATCAAATTAAAGATCATCGCAGCGATTTTGTGACTACCCAAGTGAAAGAAGTACTCGAAGAGGGAAATTTGGATGAAATTATTAACAGTGTCATCCTAAATCTCAAAGATAAGCTCAAGTAGTCTTATAATAAATAAGTAATGATTCAATTTAATCGAGTAACCAAACATTACGGGACAGTCCGAGCTCTCGATGGGGCGAGTTTTACTATTCTGCCTCGAGAATTTGTGAGCTTAGTCGGTCCTTCCGGGGCAGGTAAGTCCACGGTCATTCGCTTGCTGACTTGTGAAGATTATCCTACATTTGGTCAAATTACTATCGATGGTAAGGACATCCATTTGTTAAAAAAATCCTACATTCCGTATTATCGGCGCCAAATTGGAGTAGTTTACCAAGACTTTAAACTATTACAGAACAAAACTGTTTTTGAAAATGTGGCTTTTGCGTTAGAAGTCACCGGGGCGACTGATGATGCCATCAAAACAGAAACCATGAAGATCCTCGAATTGGTCGGGTTGAAAAATAAAGCCAAGAGTTTTCCTAATGAACTTTCTGGCGGTGAAGCACAGCGCGTAGCCATTGCCCGAGCCCTCGTCTTACATCCGCGATTGTTGATTGCCGACGAACCGACGGGGAATCTAGACCCGCAAAATGCCTGGGAAATTGCTCAATTGTTGCTAAAGATTAATCGGTTAGGTACAACAGTTATTCTGGCCACTCATAACCGAGATATTGTGGATGCTATCGGAAAGCGGGTGATCTCACTCAAGAATGGTAAGTTAATTAGCGACAAGCGACACGGTAAATATAAATTAAATTAAATATGCAAATATTTTTGCGCATTATTAGAACGGCTTGGCATGGTTTTTGGCGCAACGGCTGGTTAAGCTTGGTGGCGATCTTTATCATGATGCAGGTTTTGTTATTAGTCGGGATGTTTCTGACTATCAATCTGGGCGTAAATAAAGCCATCCAATCGATCAATGAACGGATTGATGTCGCTATCTTCTTTAAAGATTATGTACCAGAGGCGGACATATTAAGTTTTCAGGAAAAAATTAAAAATATTTCCGATATCAAAGAAGTTAAATTTATTTCTCGTGAACAGGCTCTCGCCAGCTATACCGCTAGTAACCAAAGCAATAAACAATTACTGGATGCCATCGGGAATGATCCGGATTTCTTCCCGGCGAGTTTGGAAATCAAAACTACTGATCCGGCTAAATTAGAAACGATCGAGAGTCAGATCAAGGCACAGGATCAAAATAGCATTATTTCTAAGACGAGCTTAGAAAAAAATAAAGCGCTCATTAGTAAATTGCGAAAGATCAACCTCTTGTTGGCCTGGGGGGATTTGGGTATCAGTTTTATTTTGATGATTATTGCTCTGCTGATCATTTTTAACACTATCAGAATCACAATTTTCACACGCAAGGAAGAAATCGAAATCATGAAGCTAGTCGGGGCAACTGATTGGTATATTCGCTGGCCGCTGATTTTAGAGGGGGTGCTCTATGGCATTATCGGGGCTGTGTTAGCTTTTCTCCTGACTCTGGGGGTTTATCAGGGGGTATCCTTAGCTCTCGGTAGTCAGTATTGGTCGTTGCAGACTTTGACGGGCACCACCAATCTGTTTACATACGCGTTTGCGGCGAAATTATTTATTTTCCAGTTGTTTTTCGGAGTGTTGGTCGGCTCCATCAGCAGCTATTTATCTACTAAAAGATATTTAAGAGTTTAGTAATGCCAACAACTGCAAAAAACAACATTAGTGATGCTAATAAAAAGAGTAACTATTGGCGGGATTTCTCGGCTATTAGTCGGGCTGCTCGTATAACCATCCGCCGCTATTGGCGAGCCAGCCCTTGGTATGCTGCTGGCTACCTTCTATGTGCGCTGATCGTATCAGTGCTACCAATAATTACAGCCTGGTATACCGGCCGACTAGTAGATGAATTGATCACTGCTTATCAAACTCCTGACGTTTTATTTAGTTGGAATTTGACTATCATAGTAGCTGGATTGTTTATATTTAGCAGCTTAATCGGCCAGATTAATAATTATTTTAATATCAATGTTTTCTATAAGTTTTCTTTAATGCTGGAACAGGACGTCAATACTAAGTTCGCTTATCTGGATGACGAATACTATGAAGATCCCGAAACCAACAATTTGATTCAAAAGGTAAAGGAAAATTACGGTGGCGCTCCCGTTAGATTCATCAACAATCTGCACAACCTAATGCGCTATTCAGTCCAGATCATCTCTTCAATCGGAGTAGTAATCGTATTTTCTCCTATTTTGGTTGGTCTGATGATATTGGCCACTCTCCCGCAATTTATTAATGGTATTGTCTGTGGTCGTCAAAAGTGGAGTATTTGGGCAGCCAAAGGGGAAGTGCGTCGCGATTATAGTAATTCTAGAATGTATATTAATACAATTCCTTTAGTGCAAGAAACTCGGGTATACCGGATTCGTGAATTTTTAATCAAGCGAGTTACCCGCTTACTACATGTTTTTCAACAGGCTCAATTACGCGTAGAAAATAAGCGGATTTGGTTGGGATCTATGCTGGAACTTTTATCGGGTGGGTCTTTCGCAGCCGCATTATTATTTTTGGTTAATAATGTTTTGCGCGGAGTTATTTCAGTTGGTAAATTTAGTTTCTATCTATCCGCTATTCGTCAGACACAAAGCGCTTTAGCGGGATTTTTCCAGGCATCCTCTATAATTTACGAGGATGGTTTATATATGGTAGATGTTTACAATTTCCTTCAACTGCAACCCAAGATCATTCCCGGTAAAATTAAACTGCCGTCAACGATTTCTGCGCCCCTGATCGAGTTTAAGAACATCTCTTTTAAATATCCTTCTAGTCAGGTGTCAGTGCTGAAAAACTTTAATTTAACTATCCAGCCCGGGGAACATCTGGCTATAGTTGGTGAGAATGGAGCAGGAAAAACTACTCTCATCAAGTTATTACTGAGGTTTTATGACGTTGATGCGGGACAGATCCTGATAAATGGCCACGATATCACCAAGCTAGACCTAGACAGTTGGTATAAATTAGTCGGCGTATTATTCCAGGAATTTAATCATTATCATTTCGATGCAAAAACCAATATCGAAATGGGCGATATTCATAAACCAAAACGGTCGATGGACGCGGTCATTGCTGCGGCCAAGGCTTCCGGCGCCCATAGTTTCATTGAGCAATATCCGCATGGATATAAACAAATTTTAAGCCGGGCATTTAAAGAAGGCACTCGCCCATCGGTCGGCCAATGGCAACGCATTGCTTTAGCCCGAGCTTTTTTTAAGAACGCCCCTTCGCTGATATTAGACGAACCAACTTCGGCGATTGATCCCAGGGCGGAGTTTGAGATATTTGAGCGACTATTTGAGTTTACTAAAGGAAAAACAGTGATAATCATCTCTCATCGATTTTCGACCGTGCGAAATGCTCAGCGCATTATTGTTTTAGACCAAGGTAAGATTATTGAAGAAGGTAGTCACGAGAGTTTAATGCAAAAAGAGGGGAGTAAATATAAGCTAGCTTTTGAGCTTCAAAGAAAAGGTTATGTCTAAACTAAATCATAAAATATTAACATTTTTGATCATATTTCTGGTTAGCCAGGCTTTTCCGGCGCAGGCTGATTTGTTATCGGACAAACAGCAAGAATTAAAAAATCTGCAGAAAAAAATCACCGAACAAGAAGATGTCTTGGCTAAAATTCGTAAACAAAAGCTGACTCTGAATAACCAGATAAAACTGCTGGACCAACAAATTGAAGCGGCGCGACTAGCTTTGGCAGAGATTGATACCGAAGTGGTTACCATCGGTCTAGAGAAAACTGCGATCAATCATGAATTGGTTGATTTAGAGGAACAGGCTTTGGCGCGGCGGCTAGATCTTAAAGAAGCCATCCGAGCTTCTTATATGCAGAGCCAGGATAGCGTGATCGAAATTTTGTTGAGCTCAGACAGTTTAGCAGGGTTTTTAACCCAAGTAGAATATGTCGACACTTTGCAAAATAAGATTACTAACAATCTCCAAGCCTTAGAAGGCATTAAACAAAATTTAGCTACTAAAAAAGGCTTGTTAGAAGATAAAAATGTTCGATTACTGGAAATTAGGCAAAAACGGGTAATAGAAGAAAACAGCTTGGGTATTCAGGCTAATGCTAAAGAGCAGATTATGAAAGATCTCAAGCTGAGCGAATCGGAATATCAAAGCAAATTAACTGAGGCCCGAGCAGAAGAAACCGCTATCAATAACGATATTGCCGCCTTGCTACGCCAATTGCCCAAGACAGCTCCGGTGGGAGAACTGCAGCTGGTTTGGCCAATTCCTTACAGAAGAATTACGGCGACGTTTCGAGATGCTGACTATGCCCGAACCTTTGGCTTGCCCCATAATGCGATAGATATTGCTTGCCCGCAGGGAACGCCGATTAAAGCTCCAGCTGACGGCACGGTAGCTACCATTAAAAATGGAGGAGCTCGCGGTTTAAGTTATATGGTAATCAACCATACTAACGGCCTAGCCACGGTTTATATGCATTTGTCGGGGTTTGCGGTTAGTATTGGCGCTAATGTAGTCAGGGGGCAGACAATTGGGTATACTGGCGGTACGCCTGGCACGCCAG is a genomic window of Patescibacteria group bacterium containing:
- the prfB gene encoding peptide chain release factor 2, encoding MINWIGCGGIFDPAGLIARNKQIEDLMSDAAFWQDQVKAKQLTIEFEKNKKLTDEVSDLDSQLETLSAIMKDEDFASTDETAVILLEKLQKRLDSLEIETVLNQQYDRKDAYLFLHSGTGGVDAADWTEMLLNMYLKYTVRRGWKTTIIDKTVGGEAGIKSATVKVEGDLAYGLLKAEKGVHRLIRLSPYNAQNLRQTSFALIEVIPDLGEIAELDIPEKDLRVDVFHSSGKGGQSVNTTDSAVRITHLPTKISVSSQSERSQTQNKEIAMRILKHRVYLLEQQKRDNEERQLKGAGESGDFGHQIRSYVLHPYHQIKDHRSDFVTTQVKEVLEEGNLDEIINSVILNLKDKLK
- the ftsE gene encoding cell division ATP-binding protein FtsE; this translates as MIQFNRVTKHYGTVRALDGASFTILPREFVSLVGPSGAGKSTVIRLLTCEDYPTFGQITIDGKDIHLLKKSYIPYYRRQIGVVYQDFKLLQNKTVFENVAFALEVTGATDDAIKTETMKILELVGLKNKAKSFPNELSGGEAQRVAIARALVLHPRLLIADEPTGNLDPQNAWEIAQLLLKINRLGTTVILATHNRDIVDAIGKRVISLKNGKLISDKRHGKYKLN
- a CDS encoding permease-like cell division protein FtsX, giving the protein MQIFLRIIRTAWHGFWRNGWLSLVAIFIMMQVLLLVGMFLTINLGVNKAIQSINERIDVAIFFKDYVPEADILSFQEKIKNISDIKEVKFISREQALASYTASNQSNKQLLDAIGNDPDFFPASLEIKTTDPAKLETIESQIKAQDQNSIISKTSLEKNKALISKLRKINLLLAWGDLGISFILMIIALLIIFNTIRITIFTRKEEIEIMKLVGATDWYIRWPLILEGVLYGIIGAVLAFLLTLGVYQGVSLALGSQYWSLQTLTGTTNLFTYAFAAKLFIFQLFFGVLVGSISSYLSTKRYLRV
- a CDS encoding ABC transporter ATP-binding protein — translated: MPTTAKNNISDANKKSNYWRDFSAISRAARITIRRYWRASPWYAAGYLLCALIVSVLPIITAWYTGRLVDELITAYQTPDVLFSWNLTIIVAGLFIFSSLIGQINNYFNINVFYKFSLMLEQDVNTKFAYLDDEYYEDPETNNLIQKVKENYGGAPVRFINNLHNLMRYSVQIISSIGVVIVFSPILVGLMILATLPQFINGIVCGRQKWSIWAAKGEVRRDYSNSRMYINTIPLVQETRVYRIREFLIKRVTRLLHVFQQAQLRVENKRIWLGSMLELLSGGSFAAALLFLVNNVLRGVISVGKFSFYLSAIRQTQSALAGFFQASSIIYEDGLYMVDVYNFLQLQPKIIPGKIKLPSTISAPLIEFKNISFKYPSSQVSVLKNFNLTIQPGEHLAIVGENGAGKTTLIKLLLRFYDVDAGQILINGHDITKLDLDSWYKLVGVLFQEFNHYHFDAKTNIEMGDIHKPKRSMDAVIAAAKASGAHSFIEQYPHGYKQILSRAFKEGTRPSVGQWQRIALARAFFKNAPSLILDEPTSAIDPRAEFEIFERLFEFTKGKTVIIISHRFSTVRNAQRIIVLDQGKIIEEGSHESLMQKEGSKYKLAFELQRKGYV
- a CDS encoding peptidoglycan DD-metalloendopeptidase family protein, which produces MSKLNHKILTFLIIFLVSQAFPAQADLLSDKQQELKNLQKKITEQEDVLAKIRKQKLTLNNQIKLLDQQIEAARLALAEIDTEVVTIGLEKTAINHELVDLEEQALARRLDLKEAIRASYMQSQDSVIEILLSSDSLAGFLTQVEYVDTLQNKITNNLQALEGIKQNLATKKGLLEDKNVRLLEIRQKRVIEENSLGIQANAKEQIMKDLKLSESEYQSKLTEARAEETAINNDIAALLRQLPKTAPVGELQLVWPIPYRRITATFRDADYARTFGLPHNAIDIACPQGTPIKAPADGTVATIKNGGARGLSYMVINHTNGLATVYMHLSGFAVSIGANVVRGQTIGYTGGTPGTPGAGWLTTGPHLHLEVWYKDQPRNPLAYLID